Proteins encoded in a region of the Vicia villosa cultivar HV-30 ecotype Madison, WI linkage group LG5, Vvil1.0, whole genome shotgun sequence genome:
- the LOC131604075 gene encoding uncharacterized protein LOC131604075 has protein sequence MDVENCNCLGSRNNCIWSNYERIGYDPIVRVNEFMSKIKIARLKTLWRKIKREIKRRILKPSSPVFLYDSSSYLQNFDDGYSNDDDFSRSFSARFATPSSKILKKNNAVMDDEEIMDTINES, from the coding sequence ATGGATGTTGAAAATTGCAACTGTTTAGGCTCAAGAAATAACTGCATTTGGTCAAATTATGAGAGAATTGGGTATGACCCTATTGTACGTGTCAATGAATTTATGAGCAAAATAAAGATAGCAAGGTTGAAAACACTATGGAGGAAGATCAAGAGAGAAATAAAGAGGAGAATTTTGAAACCATCTTCACCTGTGTTTCTATATGATTCTAGCTCTTACTTACAAAATTTTGATGATGGTTATTCTAATGATGATGATTTTTCAAGGTCATTCTCAGCTCGATTCGCAACACCATCCTCCAAGATTCTTAAAAAGAATAATGCAGTGATGGATGATGAAGAAATAATGGATACAATCAATGAAAGCTAG